The Engystomops pustulosus chromosome 9, aEngPut4.maternal, whole genome shotgun sequence genome includes a window with the following:
- the RAB9B gene encoding ras-related protein Rab-9B, translated as MSGKSLLLKVILLGDGGVGKSSLMNRYVTNKFDSQAFHTIGVEFLNRDLEVDGRLVTLQIWDTAGQERFKSLRTPFYRGADCCLLTFSVDDRQSFHNLSSWRKEFIFYADVKEPERFPFVVLGNKLDKSEREISTAEAQAWCSENGGYPYLETSAKDDTNVTGAFEEAVRQVLAMEEHMEHTVFGNTIDLHSSDRTRSLCC; from the coding sequence ATGAGTGGAAAATCTTTACTGCTCAAAGTCATCTTACTGGGGGATGGTGGTGTGGGAAAAAGCTCCCTTATGAATCGATATGTAACAAACAAGTTTGACTCGCAAGCGTTCCACACTATTGGAGTTGAGTTTCTTAACCGGGACCTTGAAGTGGATGGCAGGTTGGTGACGCTGCAGATATGGGACACGGCCGGTCAAGAACGCTTCAAGAGTCTCCGCACCCCCTTCTACAGAGGAGCCGACTGCTGTCTACTTACATTCAGCGTGGACGACAGACAGAGCTTTCACAATCTGAGCAGCTGGAGAAAGGAATTCATATTTTATGCCGATGTTAAAGAACCGGAACGTTTTCCTTTTGTTGTTTTAGGCAACAAACTTGACAAGAGTGAAAGAGAAATCAGTACGGCTGAAGCACAAGCCTGGTGCAGCGAAAACGGGGGCTACCCCTACCTAGAAACAAGCGCCAAGGATGACACTAATGTCACCGGGGCCTTTGAAGAAGCTGTGAGACAGGTTCTGGCCATGGAGGAACACATGGAACATACAGTGTTTGGTAATACCATAGACCTTCATAGCAGTGACCGCACAAGGTCACTGTGTTGCTAA